The following proteins are co-located in the bacterium genome:
- a CDS encoding DUF3373 domain-containing protein, with amino-acid sequence MVGKGAVLFAAILLAALALPQGVPAADEDIQKKVDALSKEVQDLKQQVAQSKEGKKSISDWLTIGGDYRFRVDSLSGKVPGYLSFADYLAWAFPPNNGAGTPTITPGGTVKNETLYTNRFGLNLKAKVTKDVTFHSRLLMYKEFGSQANDASRGTFFADRVGVFDGTMGHVPSDGEVAVDQVYMTINNILGQPIWFSIGRRPSTNGIPTHFRLNEEKPGVGGVSGLLVDYAYDGLTLGYAPDIDALPGAYAKFCYGRGFQHGFHFDSSGDVKNMDMFGLIVVPYDTDPLTVYLQVNHAMNIIDFPVIPESTLGSLRPSTNLGNIDQFGIVVMSTLKKMGPGTLNLFASGAMDKTHPNSNTVLVDTPMGPVDTGAGLMYTGAKDSTTGNAIYLGARYDLPSKTKLGFEYNRGSKNWISFVPAGDDIWTSKLGTRGSVYEAYLIQELPRPPIASFNAKTFLRVGYQYYAFDYTGSNNWVGAPVDIDAVTTTPQMLTPMKSARDLYATLEVKF; translated from the coding sequence ATGGTAGGAAAAGGAGCGGTTCTTTTCGCGGCGATCCTGCTGGCGGCGTTGGCGCTTCCGCAGGGGGTTCCCGCGGCCGATGAGGACATCCAGAAGAAGGTGGACGCCCTGTCGAAGGAGGTGCAGGACCTGAAGCAACAGGTGGCCCAGTCGAAGGAAGGGAAGAAATCGATCTCCGACTGGCTGACGATAGGGGGCGACTACCGGTTCCGTGTGGACTCCCTGTCGGGAAAAGTTCCCGGCTATCTGAGTTTCGCGGACTACCTGGCCTGGGCTTTCCCTCCCAACAACGGCGCGGGCACTCCGACGATTACCCCCGGCGGCACGGTGAAGAACGAAACTCTCTACACAAACCGGTTCGGGCTGAACCTCAAGGCGAAGGTCACGAAGGATGTGACATTCCACAGCCGGCTGCTGATGTACAAGGAGTTCGGCTCCCAGGCGAACGACGCCTCGCGGGGGACTTTCTTCGCGGACCGCGTCGGGGTGTTCGACGGCACGATGGGTCACGTCCCGTCCGACGGCGAGGTCGCCGTCGACCAGGTTTACATGACGATCAACAACATCCTCGGCCAGCCGATCTGGTTCTCCATCGGTCGTCGCCCCTCCACCAACGGGATTCCCACTCACTTCCGGCTGAACGAGGAGAAACCCGGCGTGGGTGGCGTATCCGGCCTTCTTGTCGACTACGCCTACGACGGCCTGACGCTCGGATACGCGCCGGACATCGACGCGCTCCCCGGCGCCTACGCGAAGTTCTGCTATGGACGCGGTTTTCAGCACGGCTTCCATTTCGATTCGTCCGGCGACGTGAAGAACATGGACATGTTTGGCCTGATCGTGGTTCCGTACGATACCGATCCCCTCACCGTCTACCTGCAGGTCAACCATGCGATGAACATCATTGATTTCCCGGTCATCCCGGAATCGACCCTTGGGAGCCTGCGCCCGTCCACGAACCTCGGCAACATCGACCAGTTCGGGATCGTCGTGATGAGCACGCTGAAGAAAATGGGTCCCGGCACCCTCAACCTGTTCGCCTCCGGCGCCATGGACAAGACCCACCCGAACTCGAACACGGTGCTTGTGGACACTCCGATGGGTCCCGTCGATACCGGCGCGGGGCTGATGTACACCGGCGCGAAGGATTCGACGACCGGCAACGCGATCTACCTGGGCGCGCGGTACGATCTCCCTTCGAAGACCAAGCTCGGCTTCGAGTACAACCGCGGTTCTAAAAACTGGATCTCCTTCGTTCCGGCGGGCGACGACATCTGGACGAGCAAGCTGGGAACCCGGGGGAGCGTGTACGAGGCGTACCTGATCCAGGAGCTCCCCAGGCCCCCGATCGCCTCCTTCAACGCGAAGACGTTCCTCCGTGTCGGGTACCAGTATTACGCCTTCGATTACACCGGTTCCAATAACTGGGTCGGGGCGCCCGTCGACATCGATGCCGTGACGACCACCCCCCAGATGCTGACGCCGATGAAGAGCGCGAGGGACCTGTACGCCACGCTGGAAGTGAAATTCTGA
- a CDS encoding cytochrome C has product MKRCLIVSFLLVVAGTIAQAKEHPGKAYIEKNGYQGPPTCESQGCHPGTAKKFLGTVHWKHSSTVDNVDNVEPGKEYGMKNRIYTMCNGNDLVNNLKEIPPNPKTGKTKFTGCNTCHPGNHISDVGSTGKDAENAIDCLVCHSPEYDYRLRKPYKDELGRVVMGQDRGVKAAMAVGKPGVKNCMVCHEAAGGGVLLKRGFSFTKETDVHAAKKMVCVDCHGAKDHRIPTGHDPNNWANDGVRVACSDCHGEAPHKDEDNNRHAVRIACQTCHIPRTGGALAKDFTKWSQGADGFYEPTTLRMEANETAPAYAWYNRTVANTPAFIGPKGSRADKESRIYPFKLYEGKAFFDRKTGRLLSMDFAPPMATGDTLAGVASAAKTLGIREYDPVPGWQTIYFGSNHLVTKEKALSCANCHAQNGVLNFRALGYSEEETLKLTSAEIYFDKMAAKQKEEW; this is encoded by the coding sequence GTGAAGCGGTGCCTGATCGTGTCATTCCTGTTGGTGGTCGCCGGCACCATTGCACAGGCGAAGGAACACCCCGGCAAGGCGTATATCGAGAAGAACGGCTACCAGGGACCTCCGACGTGCGAATCGCAAGGGTGCCATCCCGGTACCGCGAAGAAGTTCCTCGGCACCGTCCATTGGAAACACTCCTCGACGGTGGACAACGTGGACAACGTGGAACCGGGGAAAGAGTACGGGATGAAAAACCGGATCTACACGATGTGCAACGGCAACGACCTCGTGAACAACCTCAAGGAGATCCCCCCGAACCCGAAAACGGGGAAGACGAAGTTCACGGGGTGCAACACCTGCCACCCCGGGAACCACATCAGCGACGTGGGGAGCACCGGGAAGGACGCGGAGAACGCGATCGACTGCCTCGTGTGCCACTCCCCGGAGTACGATTATCGCCTGCGGAAACCGTACAAGGACGAGTTGGGCCGGGTCGTGATGGGGCAGGACCGGGGCGTGAAGGCGGCAATGGCCGTGGGGAAGCCGGGCGTCAAGAACTGCATGGTGTGCCACGAGGCGGCGGGCGGCGGTGTCCTCCTGAAGCGAGGGTTCTCCTTCACGAAGGAAACCGACGTCCACGCCGCGAAGAAAATGGTCTGCGTGGACTGCCACGGGGCGAAGGACCACCGGATCCCGACCGGGCATGACCCGAACAACTGGGCCAACGACGGCGTGCGGGTCGCCTGTTCGGACTGCCACGGGGAGGCACCCCACAAGGACGAGGACAACAACCGCCACGCGGTGCGGATCGCCTGCCAGACGTGCCACATCCCCCGCACCGGCGGCGCTCTTGCGAAAGACTTCACAAAATGGTCCCAGGGTGCCGACGGCTTCTACGAGCCCACCACGCTCCGCATGGAGGCCAACGAGACGGCGCCGGCGTACGCCTGGTACAACCGGACCGTCGCCAACACGCCGGCCTTCATCGGACCGAAGGGAAGCAGGGCGGACAAGGAGAGCCGGATCTACCCGTTCAAACTGTACGAGGGGAAGGCATTCTTCGACCGGAAGACCGGCCGGCTCTTATCCATGGATTTCGCCCCGCCGATGGCCACGGGCGACACCCTTGCCGGCGTCGCTTCCGCCGCGAAGACTTTGGGGATCCGGGAGTACGACCCGGTCCCAGGCTGGCAGACGATCTACTTCGGCAGCAACCACCTCGTGACGAAGGAGAAGGCTCTGTCCTGTGCGAACTGCCACGCCCAAAACGGCGTCCTGAACTTCCGGGCGCTCGGCTACTCCGAGGAAGAAACACTCAAGCTTACCTCCGCGGAGATATATTTCGACAAGATGGCGGCGAAGCAGAAGGAGGAGTGGTAG
- a CDS encoding thioesterase family protein, translated as MLIDRMAPAQSHTIEIRVRFGETDPYGVAYFAAVLDYFKRGMDEFLRSRGLSPDLAYRNRKRNFGLPVVATQCRYRAPVRFDDLLTLRTRVARVEENGVIFAFSLFHTEAGKDILAAEGKISCRAIDATWKTIPLPPELKAILIFR; from the coding sequence ATGCTGATCGACAGGATGGCGCCGGCCCAGTCCCACACCATCGAGATCCGCGTCCGGTTCGGCGAGACCGACCCGTACGGCGTGGCATACTTCGCGGCTGTCCTCGACTACTTCAAGCGCGGCATGGACGAATTCCTCCGCTCCCGCGGCCTCTCTCCCGACCTGGCCTATCGGAACCGAAAGCGGAACTTCGGGCTCCCCGTGGTGGCGACCCAATGCCGCTATCGCGCCCCCGTCCGGTTCGACGACCTCCTTACGTTGCGCACCCGCGTCGCGCGGGTCGAGGAAAACGGCGTCATCTTCGCCTTCTCCCTCTTCCACACGGAAGCGGGGAAGGACATCCTCGCTGCGGAAGGGAAGATATCCTGTCGGGCCATCGACGCGACCTGGAAGACGATTCCGTTGCCCCCTGAGCTGAAGGCGATTCTTATATTTCGATAA
- the amrS gene encoding AmmeMemoRadiSam system radical SAM enzyme has product MYSRREFLSRAGRYAAVLCGAGLVVPCRRGFAASPRLDEILRTAPKARYWTSFEHDPRRLVKCLLCAHACAIPEGERGRCRARMNVGGELRSLVYGRPAAIHVDPIEKKPFFHFLPGAAAFSYGTAGCPLRCRFCQNWQLSQSRPEDHATEFTPPGKVVAAAGARKAQVVAFTYNEPTVQVEFLTDVARAAKESGIRCVLVSCGFMNEAPLREICEVLDAVKIDLKGFSPEFYRDVSGAELAPVLRSIRQASKSGIHLEIVNLVVPTLNDSEKMLRGLADWVAGEIGPDAPIHFTRFHPDYQLRNLPPTPVATLEKAREIAMRKGIRYAYVGNVPGHAGNHTYCPGCGKVVIGRSGFFVTAMNLEKGRCRFCRRSIAGVWA; this is encoded by the coding sequence ATGTATTCGCGGCGCGAGTTCCTGTCCCGGGCCGGACGCTACGCGGCGGTTCTCTGCGGCGCGGGGCTTGTCGTACCCTGCCGGCGAGGGTTCGCCGCCTCCCCCCGCCTCGACGAGATCCTCCGCACGGCCCCGAAGGCCCGGTACTGGACGTCGTTCGAACACGACCCCAGGCGGCTCGTCAAGTGCCTGCTCTGCGCCCACGCGTGCGCCATCCCGGAGGGAGAGAGGGGGAGGTGCCGGGCGCGGATGAACGTCGGCGGCGAGCTCCGGAGTCTCGTCTACGGCCGGCCCGCCGCGATCCACGTGGACCCGATCGAGAAGAAACCGTTCTTCCACTTCCTCCCGGGGGCCGCCGCCTTCTCCTACGGCACCGCCGGCTGCCCCCTGCGGTGCCGGTTCTGCCAGAACTGGCAGCTCTCGCAATCCCGCCCCGAGGACCATGCGACGGAATTCACTCCTCCGGGGAAGGTGGTCGCCGCGGCGGGCGCCCGCAAGGCACAGGTCGTCGCCTTCACGTACAACGAGCCCACGGTCCAGGTCGAGTTCCTGACCGACGTCGCCCGGGCGGCGAAGGAGAGCGGGATCCGCTGCGTCCTCGTCAGCTGCGGCTTCATGAACGAGGCGCCGCTGCGCGAGATCTGCGAGGTCCTGGATGCCGTCAAGATCGACCTGAAGGGGTTCAGCCCGGAGTTCTACCGGGACGTTTCGGGTGCGGAGCTCGCCCCCGTGCTCCGAAGCATCCGGCAGGCGTCGAAGAGCGGCATCCACCTGGAGATCGTGAACCTGGTGGTGCCCACCCTGAACGACTCGGAGAAGATGCTCCGGGGGCTGGCGGACTGGGTGGCGGGAGAGATCGGCCCCGACGCGCCCATCCACTTCACCCGTTTTCACCCGGACTACCAGCTCCGGAACCTTCCCCCCACGCCGGTCGCGACCCTTGAGAAGGCCCGGGAGATCGCCATGCGGAAGGGGATCCGGTACGCCTACGTGGGGAACGTACCGGGCCACGCCGGGAACCACACGTATTGCCCCGGGTGCGGGAAGGTCGTGATCGGAAGGAGCGGATTCTTCGTGACCGCAATGAACCTCGAGAAGGGCCGGTGCCGTTTCTGCCGCCGGTCCATCGCCGGCGTCTGGGCGTGA
- the amrB gene encoding AmmeMemoRadiSam system protein B — protein MPFLPPVHRRRLGVMRRSPHGGLHRKRLGVILLVAACVLACRRDASIAGKGPAEGVREPVVAGKFYPSDPGALRLAVEKFLQEAIPAKVGRPVALVSPHAGYIYSGPISADAWRQAQGGEMDLVAILGTNHTMPEFRGVAVHPGTGFRTPLGVAEIDRGAAEALVAADPDCAFLSDVHKGEHSVEVQVPFVQVLFPKAKILPVVIGSADPALCERFGRALGAVLRGRKAIVVASSDLSHYPSAKDADRVDRKVLAAVAGFDPAALRAVIREEMSRGVPGLGTCACGEGPVLAAMSAAKVLGATRGVVVSYANSGDALIGDPGRAVGYGAVVFASGPGGPDTAALRNPAGEVPGGPLDASEKKALLAFARETIDRYLATGTVPPARGLPEKTRLPRGVFVTLKRGEELRGCIGRIFPEGPLGKTVGAMALQAAFNDPRFPPVGRREFPGLTVEISALTPITPVSGAKDVVVGRDGVLLTKGGRSAVFLPQVAAEQGWGREEMLDQLCRKAGLPAGCWKEGVSLSVFQAEVFGEGR, from the coding sequence GTGCCGTTTCTGCCGCCGGTCCATCGCCGGCGTCTGGGCGTGATGAGACGGTCCCCCCACGGAGGGCTTCACAGGAAGCGCCTCGGCGTCATCCTCCTCGTCGCGGCATGCGTGCTCGCCTGCCGCCGGGATGCCTCGATCGCCGGGAAAGGTCCGGCGGAAGGGGTCCGGGAGCCGGTGGTGGCGGGGAAGTTCTATCCTTCGGATCCGGGCGCGCTCCGGTTGGCGGTGGAGAAATTCCTCCAGGAGGCGATCCCGGCGAAGGTCGGACGACCCGTTGCGCTCGTCTCCCCCCACGCGGGATACATCTACTCCGGGCCGATCTCGGCGGACGCATGGCGCCAGGCGCAAGGCGGGGAGATGGATCTCGTGGCGATCCTCGGAACGAACCACACGATGCCGGAATTCCGGGGCGTGGCGGTCCATCCGGGGACGGGGTTCCGCACGCCGCTGGGCGTGGCGGAGATCGACCGGGGTGCGGCGGAGGCGCTGGTCGCGGCCGATCCCGACTGCGCGTTCCTCTCCGACGTCCACAAGGGGGAGCACTCCGTGGAGGTCCAGGTCCCCTTCGTCCAGGTTCTCTTCCCGAAGGCGAAGATCCTCCCGGTGGTCATCGGCTCGGCCGACCCGGCGCTCTGCGAGCGGTTCGGACGGGCGCTGGGAGCGGTCTTGCGGGGGCGAAAGGCGATCGTCGTGGCGAGCAGCGACCTGTCCCACTATCCTTCCGCGAAGGACGCCGACCGGGTGGACCGGAAGGTCCTCGCCGCGGTGGCGGGATTCGACCCCGCGGCGCTCCGCGCCGTGATCCGGGAAGAGATGTCCCGCGGCGTCCCGGGGCTGGGGACGTGCGCGTGCGGAGAGGGGCCGGTCCTCGCGGCGATGTCCGCGGCGAAGGTCCTCGGGGCGACCCGGGGCGTGGTGGTGAGCTACGCCAACTCCGGGGACGCCCTCATCGGGGATCCGGGCCGTGCGGTCGGGTACGGCGCCGTGGTCTTTGCATCCGGGCCGGGAGGTCCGGACACGGCCGCGCTGCGAAATCCCGCCGGGGAGGTCCCGGGAGGGCCCCTCGACGCCTCGGAGAAGAAAGCCCTCCTCGCCTTCGCCCGGGAGACGATCGACCGGTACCTCGCCACGGGGACGGTTCCGCCGGCGCGCGGGCTTCCGGAAAAGACCCGGCTGCCCCGGGGGGTTTTCGTGACGCTGAAGCGCGGGGAGGAACTGCGGGGGTGCATCGGGCGGATCTTCCCCGAAGGCCCCCTCGGGAAGACCGTCGGCGCGATGGCGCTCCAGGCGGCGTTCAACGACCCCCGGTTCCCGCCCGTCGGGCGGAGGGAGTTCCCGGGGCTCACGGTGGAGATCTCCGCCTTGACGCCGATTACTCCCGTGTCCGGAGCGAAGGACGTCGTGGTCGGGCGGGACGGCGTGCTATTGACCAAGGGAGGCCGTTCCGCCGTGTTCCTCCCCCAGGTCGCCGCCGAACAGGGGTGGGGCCGTGAGGAGATGCTCGACCAACTCTGCCGCAAGGCAGGTCTTCCCGCGGGGTGCTGGAAAGAGGGGGTGTCCCTCTCGGTCTTCCAGGCGGAGGTCTTCGGGGAGGGGAGGTAG
- a CDS encoding FKBP-type peptidyl-prolyl cis-trans isomerase — translation MKKSFLVLALCLLFAASAIAAEKKAAPGYLEKAAATKGAVKTASGAIVIPIKKGTGASPTAASTVKVHYTGKLTDGKDFDSSVERGQPAEFPLFRVIPCWTEGLQKMKVGGKARLVCPPETAYGAAGAPPDVPPNAILNFEVELISIR, via the coding sequence ATGAAAAAATCGTTCCTCGTGCTCGCCCTCTGTCTTCTGTTCGCCGCATCGGCCATCGCCGCGGAGAAAAAGGCCGCCCCCGGCTACCTCGAAAAGGCCGCCGCAACGAAGGGGGCCGTCAAGACCGCCTCGGGCGCGATCGTCATCCCGATAAAGAAAGGGACCGGCGCGTCACCGACCGCTGCCAGCACGGTGAAGGTCCACTACACGGGCAAGCTCACCGACGGGAAGGACTTCGACTCGTCGGTCGAGCGCGGCCAGCCGGCCGAGTTCCCCCTCTTTCGCGTGATTCCCTGCTGGACGGAAGGGCTGCAGAAGATGAAGGTCGGCGGGAAGGCCAGGCTCGTCTGCCCGCCGGAGACGGCGTACGGCGCGGCGGGGGCTCCCCCGGATGTCCCGCCGAACGCGATCCTCAACTTCGAGGTCGAGCTGATCTCCATCCGGTGA
- a CDS encoding tetratricopeptide repeat protein: MELLRFTGTLLLGAALAWPAQVAAGENPVPPSPERPGYAGSPSCRECHEKFYTLWSTSMHGLAMQPYTPDFAKARLTRHQGDVVVGDLKYRADPDKGVVIETGPEGKKTYPMEQVLGGKNVCYFLTLLPKGRLQTLPLAYDLDKKEWFDTAASGIRHYPGGETGQAIGWREWPYTFNTACYSCHVSRLSTNYDPKTDEYRTIWSEPGINCEACHGPADEHNKIARATPKGKPLTELRIIRTKTMTREQRNDLCSGCHAKASPLTLEYKPGERFFDHFDLVTLEDPDYYPDGRDIGENYTLTSWRMSPCAGSGRIDCMHCHTSSGRYRFKNEKWNDACVPCHADKVGSPAEHTHHPAESVGSRCISCHMPMTSFARMNRSDHSMRPPAPAATVEYKSPNACNLCHTDKDAVWADRLVRKWRTRDYQAPLLQRASFVDAARKRDWSRLPEMLEYVRSKDRDEVFAASLLRLMMANPDGRITPVLLSAMKDPSPLVRSSAVEAISARPTREGTQALLDAAGDGFRLVRIRAAAGLTGYPMDRLPEEVRSRVEKADREFLAFLMARPDQWTSHYNMGNYRLGGGKLKEAVSSYQAALRIEPRAVLAMVNSSIAYSRMGDNDNAGKSLRAALEAAPENPEANFNMGLLEAERSDPKEAERYLKAALKYDPRMAEAAYNLCILLSKDRLEDAVPYCRKASGLRPDDPAYAYTLAFFLHRKGETAEAVRTLKAITEKHPGYEDAESLLGDITTGSGSSRSSSE, from the coding sequence ATGGAGCTTCTTCGATTCACAGGGACGCTTCTTCTCGGCGCGGCCCTCGCCTGGCCGGCACAGGTTGCCGCCGGGGAAAACCCGGTCCCGCCATCCCCGGAGCGCCCGGGTTATGCCGGTTCTCCCAGTTGCAGGGAGTGCCATGAGAAATTTTATACGCTGTGGTCCACCTCGATGCACGGACTGGCCATGCAGCCCTATACGCCTGATTTCGCCAAGGCCAGGCTCACGCGTCACCAGGGAGACGTTGTCGTCGGGGACCTCAAGTACCGTGCCGATCCCGATAAGGGCGTGGTCATCGAGACCGGTCCGGAAGGGAAAAAGACGTACCCCATGGAACAGGTCCTGGGCGGAAAGAATGTCTGCTATTTCCTTACGCTTCTTCCGAAAGGCCGGCTTCAGACCCTGCCGTTAGCCTACGATCTCGACAAAAAGGAATGGTTCGACACGGCTGCCAGCGGCATCCGCCACTATCCGGGGGGAGAAACGGGCCAGGCAATCGGCTGGAGGGAATGGCCCTATACCTTCAACACCGCGTGCTACAGCTGCCACGTGAGCCGGCTCTCGACCAATTATGACCCGAAAACCGACGAATACCGCACCATCTGGTCCGAGCCGGGCATCAACTGCGAGGCTTGCCACGGTCCTGCCGACGAACACAACAAGATCGCCAGGGCTACGCCAAAAGGCAAACCGCTCACGGAGCTCCGGATCATCCGAACCAAGACCATGACCCGGGAGCAGCGCAATGACCTCTGTTCGGGCTGTCACGCAAAGGCAAGCCCGCTGACCCTGGAATACAAGCCAGGGGAGCGGTTCTTCGACCACTTCGATCTCGTGACGCTGGAAGACCCCGATTATTATCCGGATGGGCGCGACATCGGAGAGAACTACACATTGACATCCTGGCGCATGAGTCCCTGCGCCGGATCGGGCCGGATCGACTGCATGCATTGCCATACATCGAGCGGCCGCTATCGGTTCAAAAATGAAAAATGGAACGATGCGTGCGTGCCCTGCCATGCGGATAAAGTGGGCAGCCCCGCGGAGCACACGCACCATCCCGCGGAAAGCGTGGGGAGCAGGTGCATCTCCTGCCACATGCCGATGACCTCTTTTGCCCGCATGAACCGGAGCGATCACTCGATGCGGCCACCGGCGCCCGCTGCAACCGTCGAATACAAATCACCGAACGCCTGCAACCTCTGCCACACCGACAAGGACGCCGTTTGGGCCGATCGGCTCGTTCGCAAGTGGCGCACGCGCGACTACCAGGCGCCATTGCTCCAGCGGGCCTCGTTCGTCGATGCGGCCCGGAAACGGGACTGGTCCAGGCTGCCTGAGATGCTCGAGTATGTCCGGAGCAAGGACCGTGACGAGGTCTTTGCCGCCTCCCTCCTCCGGCTCATGATGGCGAACCCGGACGGGCGGATCACTCCGGTTCTGCTCTCCGCCATGAAAGACCCGTCGCCGCTGGTGCGCTCGTCGGCGGTCGAGGCGATCTCCGCCAGGCCGACCCGTGAGGGTACGCAGGCGCTGCTGGATGCCGCGGGCGACGGATTCCGGCTCGTACGGATTCGCGCCGCGGCAGGCCTGACGGGGTATCCCATGGACAGACTTCCGGAGGAAGTCAGAAGCAGGGTCGAGAAAGCCGACAGGGAATTTCTTGCCTTCCTCATGGCCCGACCCGACCAGTGGACTTCCCATTACAACATGGGCAACTACCGACTCGGCGGCGGAAAGCTCAAGGAGGCCGTTTCTTCCTACCAGGCGGCGCTCAGGATCGAGCCGCGGGCGGTCCTTGCGATGGTGAACTCGTCCATCGCCTATTCACGGATGGGAGACAACGACAATGCCGGGAAATCCCTTCGGGCGGCACTCGAGGCGGCGCCGGAGAATCCGGAGGCGAACTTCAACATGGGGCTCCTGGAGGCGGAGAGAAGCGATCCGAAGGAGGCGGAAAGATATCTGAAAGCCGCCCTGAAATACGATCCGCGGATGGCGGAGGCGGCATACAACCTTTGCATCCTTCTCTCGAAGGATCGCCTGGAAGACGCGGTCCCATATTGCAGGAAGGCGAGCGGGCTGCGACCCGATGATCCGGCGTATGCGTACACCCTTGCCTTCTTCCTGCACCGGAAGGGCGAGACGGCCGAAGCGGTCAGGACGCTCAAGGCGATCACGGAGAAGCATCCGGGATACGAGGATGCCGAGTCGCTTCTTGGGGACATCACGACTGGAAGCGGGTCTTCGCGTTCGAGCAGTGAATGA
- a CDS encoding carbohydrate porin yields the protein MNRSAFLPLVIFLLGIGICTTTQAAAQDAPATYSGDVRSRSTLTGDWGGVRNDLARKGVTFDLTLTQVEQGVTNGGIETGWEFGGRGNLTLNADTQKLGLWPGGFFLMEVEGNFGKDVNLQTGAFLPVNSNQFFPMPENNQLNLPAVTLTQFVSEYAAAFVGKMDTTTGDANEFAHGKGDTQFFNLAFNFNPVGILVAPYSTLGAGVMVLPTKDPKAAILSASAISTDGTANHAGFDTVFNGNTTYTAEGRVKTDFFGLTGHQLAGGMYSTKSFGSLEQSLRFIIETGSIERKNNSWAFFYNFDQYLYEPKKGSGRGVGIFGRFGASDGNPNPVHYFYSIGIGGKGVLPGRELDQFGVGYYYIDISNPKFTGPLGTRSFLRDEYGFEGYYNFAVTPWMKITPDLQLVRPARKQVIDFSGSIPIIVKENISTAAVLGLRLQLIF from the coding sequence ATGAATCGATCCGCATTCCTTCCGCTCGTCATATTTCTGCTGGGAATCGGAATCTGCACCACTACGCAGGCAGCCGCCCAGGATGCGCCCGCAACCTATTCCGGAGACGTCCGGTCCCGATCGACGCTCACCGGGGACTGGGGCGGTGTCCGCAACGACCTTGCCAGGAAGGGTGTGACGTTCGATCTGACCCTGACCCAGGTCGAGCAGGGCGTCACCAACGGCGGAATAGAGACCGGATGGGAATTCGGCGGCCGGGGAAACCTCACGCTCAACGCGGACACGCAGAAACTTGGATTGTGGCCGGGCGGGTTTTTCCTGATGGAGGTCGAGGGCAATTTCGGCAAGGACGTCAATCTTCAAACCGGCGCGTTCCTGCCGGTAAACAGCAACCAGTTCTTTCCCATGCCGGAAAACAACCAGCTGAACCTGCCCGCGGTGACCCTTACCCAGTTCGTTTCGGAATATGCCGCCGCGTTCGTCGGGAAAATGGATACCACGACCGGAGATGCGAACGAGTTCGCCCACGGCAAGGGAGACACGCAGTTTTTCAACCTCGCGTTCAATTTCAATCCGGTCGGCATCCTGGTCGCGCCGTACTCGACGCTGGGCGCCGGCGTCATGGTGCTGCCGACAAAGGACCCCAAGGCAGCCATCCTGTCCGCGAGTGCCATCAGTACCGACGGGACGGCGAACCACGCCGGCTTCGATACCGTGTTTAACGGAAACACCACCTATACGGCCGAGGGCCGGGTGAAAACGGATTTCTTCGGGCTCACCGGACACCAGTTGGCAGGCGGCATGTATTCGACCAAGAGCTTCGGCTCCCTGGAACAGAGCCTGCGCTTCATCATCGAGACGGGCTCCATCGAACGGAAGAACAACTCCTGGGCCTTCTTTTACAACTTCGACCAGTACCTGTACGAGCCGAAAAAGGGCTCCGGGCGGGGAGTGGGCATCTTCGGACGCTTCGGGGCCTCGGACGGCAATCCCAACCCGGTACACTACTTCTACAGCATCGGAATCGGCGGAAAGGGCGTCCTCCCCGGCCGGGAACTGGACCAGTTCGGCGTGGGGTATTACTACATCGACATCAGCAATCCCAAGTTCACCGGACCGCTGGGGACCCGATCCTTCCTGAGGGACGAGTACGGGTTCGAGGGATATTACAACTTCGCGGTAACGCCATGGATGAAGATCACCCCGGACCTACAGCTCGTACGGCCTGCCCGGAAACAGGTCATCGACTTCAGCGGATCGATTCCCATCATCGTCAAGGAAAACATCAGCACGGCAGCGGTCCTCGGTCTCCGGCTTCAGCTGATTTTCTGA
- a CDS encoding DUF3313 domain-containing protein → MKRQSAIIGFALFAVVVLLLGGCASSYQARSMELKETMLVNPAILTRGTGDQALYRYKNPDTKDRWYTKILVDPVLLKKSAELDAETLANYQKLANNAYFYLVQELQNDFQIVKSPEPETLRIQLAILDVDPSSKVRNIMSSVMPIGIGISAIKGASTGKQTGVGEITVEFKLSDAMTGELLGAAVDRRVGGKAAGGMFDSWHNADESLKYWAKRVRYVMCMEGNRANCVKP, encoded by the coding sequence ATGAAACGGCAAAGCGCAATCATCGGGTTCGCCCTGTTCGCGGTCGTTGTCCTCCTGCTCGGCGGCTGTGCGTCGAGTTACCAGGCGCGAAGCATGGAATTGAAGGAGACGATGCTGGTCAACCCGGCCATCCTGACGCGGGGGACCGGCGACCAGGCCCTTTATCGATACAAGAACCCGGATACGAAGGACAGGTGGTACACCAAGATCCTGGTCGATCCGGTCCTGCTGAAAAAGTCGGCCGAGCTCGACGCCGAGACGCTCGCGAATTACCAGAAGCTCGCAAACAACGCATATTTCTATCTGGTGCAGGAACTGCAGAACGATTTCCAGATCGTGAAATCTCCCGAGCCGGAGACGTTGCGGATCCAGCTTGCCATCCTCGATGTGGATCCTTCGAGCAAGGTCCGAAACATCATGTCGAGCGTCATGCCGATCGGCATCGGGATCTCCGCGATCAAGGGCGCCAGCACCGGGAAACAGACCGGGGTGGGTGAAATCACCGTGGAGTTCAAATTATCCGATGCCATGACCGGAGAGTTGCTGGGGGCGGCCGTCGACCGTCGCGTCGGCGGCAAGGCCGCCGGGGGAATGTTCGACAGTTGGCACAACGCGGACGAAAGCCTGAAATACTGGGCCAAGCGCGTGCGTTACGTCATGTGCATGGAAGGAAACAGGGCGAACTGCGTGAAGCCCTGA